Proteins co-encoded in one Balearica regulorum gibbericeps isolate bBalReg1 chromosome 16, bBalReg1.pri, whole genome shotgun sequence genomic window:
- the VAPB gene encoding vesicle-associated membrane protein-associated protein B/C isoform X1 — protein MAKAEQVLSLEPQHELKFKGPFTDVVTTNLKLGNPTDRNVCFKVKTTAPRRYCVRPNSGIIDAGTSINVSVMLQPFDYDPNEKSKHKFMVQSMFAPADTSDMEAVWKEAKPEELMDSKLRCVFELPAENDKPHDIEINKIVSTTATKTDSSVMSKSISSSLDDTEVKKVMEDYKRLQVEVQRLREENKQFKEEDGLRMRKAPQTNNPISASAAAVKDEGLSSRLLALVVLFFVFGVIIGKIAL, from the exons ATGGCGAAAGCGGAGCAGGTCCTCAGCCTCGAACCGCAGCACGAGCTCAAATTCAAAG GTCCTTTCACAGATGTTGTCACTACAAACCTGAAACTCGGCAATCCCACAGACAGAAATGTGTGCTTCAAAGTTAAGACCACAGCACCACGTAGGTACTGTGTAAGGCCTAACAGTGGAATTATCGATGCAGGAACATCAATTAATGTTTCTG TGATGCTACAGCCTTTTGACTATGACCCTAATGAGAAAAGTAAACACAAGTTTATGGTTCAGTCTATGTTTGCTCCAGCTGATACTTCAGATATGGAAGCAGTA TGGAAAGAAGCAAAGCCAGAAGAACTCATGGATTCGAAACTTAGGTGTGTGTTTGAGCTACCAGCGGAAAATGATAAGCCT CATgacatagaaataaataaaattgtatcCACAACTGCAACAAAGACAGATTCCTCTGTAATGTCTAAATCAATAAGTTCTTCTTTGGATGACACTGAAGTTAAGAAAGTAATGGAAGACTATAAGAGGCTTCAAGTAGAAGTTCAAAGGTTACGGGAGGAGAATAAACAGTTTAAG GAAGAAGACGGACTGCGGATGAGGAAGGCACCCCAGACAAACAACCCAAtatctgcttctgcagctgctgtcaaGGACGAAGGGCTCAGCTCCAGACTACTtgctttggtggttttgttctttgtctttGGTGTAATTATAGGAAAAATAGCCTTGTAG
- the VAPB gene encoding vesicle-associated membrane protein-associated protein B/C isoform X2: MAKAEQVLSLEPQHELKFKGPFTDVVTTNLKLGNPTDRNVCFKVKTTAPRRYCVRPNSGIIDAGTSINVSVMLQPFDYDPNEKSKHKFMVQSMFAPADTSDMEAVWKEAKPEELMDSKLRCVFELPAENDKPARFRCAQTILPDSPPKYQIYPFPEKEVFNLKEEDGLRMRKAPQTNNPISASAAAVKDEGLSSRLLALVVLFFVFGVIIGKIAL, from the exons ATGGCGAAAGCGGAGCAGGTCCTCAGCCTCGAACCGCAGCACGAGCTCAAATTCAAAG GTCCTTTCACAGATGTTGTCACTACAAACCTGAAACTCGGCAATCCCACAGACAGAAATGTGTGCTTCAAAGTTAAGACCACAGCACCACGTAGGTACTGTGTAAGGCCTAACAGTGGAATTATCGATGCAGGAACATCAATTAATGTTTCTG TGATGCTACAGCCTTTTGACTATGACCCTAATGAGAAAAGTAAACACAAGTTTATGGTTCAGTCTATGTTTGCTCCAGCTGATACTTCAGATATGGAAGCAGTA TGGAAAGAAGCAAAGCCAGAAGAACTCATGGATTCGAAACTTAGGTGTGTGTTTGAGCTACCAGCGGAAAATGATAAGCCT GCACGTTTCAGGTGTGCACAGACAATTTTACCTGATTCTCCTCCTAAATATCAG atttatccctttcctgaaaaagaagttttcaaCTTAAAG GAAGAAGACGGACTGCGGATGAGGAAGGCACCCCAGACAAACAACCCAAtatctgcttctgcagctgctgtcaaGGACGAAGGGCTCAGCTCCAGACTACTtgctttggtggttttgttctttgtctttGGTGTAATTATAGGAAAAATAGCCTTGTAG
- the VAPB gene encoding vesicle-associated membrane protein-associated protein B/C isoform X3 yields MAKAEQVLSLEPQHELKFKGPFTDVVTTNLKLGNPTDRNVCFKVKTTAPRRYCVRPNSGIIDAGTSINVSVMLQPFDYDPNEKSKHKFMVQSMFAPADTSDMEAVWKEAKPEELMDSKLRCVFELPAENDKPIYPFPEKEVFNLKEEDGLRMRKAPQTNNPISASAAAVKDEGLSSRLLALVVLFFVFGVIIGKIAL; encoded by the exons ATGGCGAAAGCGGAGCAGGTCCTCAGCCTCGAACCGCAGCACGAGCTCAAATTCAAAG GTCCTTTCACAGATGTTGTCACTACAAACCTGAAACTCGGCAATCCCACAGACAGAAATGTGTGCTTCAAAGTTAAGACCACAGCACCACGTAGGTACTGTGTAAGGCCTAACAGTGGAATTATCGATGCAGGAACATCAATTAATGTTTCTG TGATGCTACAGCCTTTTGACTATGACCCTAATGAGAAAAGTAAACACAAGTTTATGGTTCAGTCTATGTTTGCTCCAGCTGATACTTCAGATATGGAAGCAGTA TGGAAAGAAGCAAAGCCAGAAGAACTCATGGATTCGAAACTTAGGTGTGTGTTTGAGCTACCAGCGGAAAATGATAAGCCT atttatccctttcctgaaaaagaagttttcaaCTTAAAG GAAGAAGACGGACTGCGGATGAGGAAGGCACCCCAGACAAACAACCCAAtatctgcttctgcagctgctgtcaaGGACGAAGGGCTCAGCTCCAGACTACTtgctttggtggttttgttctttgtctttGGTGTAATTATAGGAAAAATAGCCTTGTAG